The following are encoded in a window of Callithrix jacchus isolate 240 chromosome 9, calJac240_pri, whole genome shotgun sequence genomic DNA:
- the IAPP gene encoding islet amyloid polypeptide: MCILKLQVFLIVLSVALNCLTATPMESHQVETRKCNTATCSMHRLVDFLGRSGNNFGAILSPTNVGSNTYGKRNAVEVLKREPLNYLPL, encoded by the exons ATGTGCATCCTAAAGCTGCAAGTGTTTCTCATCGTGCTCTCTGTTGCATTAAACTGTCTGACAGCTACACCCATGGAAAG TCATCAGGTGGAAACACGGAAATGCAACACCGCCACATGTTCAATGCATCGCCTGGTAGATTTTTTAGGTCGTTCCGGCAACAACTTTGGTGCCATTCTCTCACCTACCAACGTGGGATCCAACACCTATGGCAAGAGGAATGCAGTAGAGGTTTTAAAGAGAGAGCCACTGAATTACTTGCCCCTTTAG